In the genome of Leptospira licerasiae serovar Varillal str. VAR 010, one region contains:
- a CDS encoding sensor domain-containing diguanylate cyclase yields MIGKDNDPLMIEYYEKKIYDQKQLLEISKALNSTLDYKYLIDAILNICLAQLQTLSAAIFLAPEADSNYFELEPSFKGFDLAEDDAGFKIKTDAPLVTFLETKLKAMTPDQIEESMGLSPELEFLRRIGGDLIIPLNAKGKVNGLLLLGEKITMGEWMEEDRDFLTTLSTLAGIAVENSRLYELATVDMMTGLKVHHYFQTKLKEEMERCRKKRTNLALLFTDVDNFKKFNDTHGHQAGDQVLIEVAARLIQCAGKHDIAARYGGEEFCLVMPGADLKRGFEMGERLRKAVEAASIPNPNGGPDFQVTLSIGVSEFWSSDRNNKDLIERADKALYEAKHSGKNRTVSFQIPVQN; encoded by the coding sequence TTGATCGGAAAAGACAATGATCCATTGATGATCGAATATTATGAGAAGAAGATCTATGATCAGAAACAACTTCTCGAGATCAGTAAGGCTCTTAATTCCACACTGGATTATAAGTATCTAATTGATGCTATTTTAAATATTTGTTTAGCTCAATTGCAAACATTGAGCGCGGCTATCTTTTTAGCACCGGAAGCCGACTCCAATTATTTCGAATTAGAACCTAGCTTTAAAGGATTCGATCTTGCAGAAGACGATGCGGGCTTCAAGATCAAAACGGATGCACCTTTGGTTACTTTTTTAGAGACCAAACTAAAAGCAATGACTCCGGATCAGATCGAAGAGTCCATGGGCTTAAGTCCTGAGCTAGAATTTTTAAGAAGGATAGGCGGAGACCTGATCATTCCTTTGAACGCAAAAGGAAAAGTGAACGGGCTACTTCTTTTGGGTGAAAAGATCACCATGGGAGAATGGATGGAAGAGGACAGAGACTTCCTCACCACTCTCTCTACGCTTGCAGGAATTGCAGTGGAGAACTCCCGTCTTTACGAGCTGGCTACCGTCGATATGATGACCGGTTTGAAAGTGCATCACTACTTCCAAACCAAATTGAAAGAAGAGATGGAACGTTGTCGTAAAAAAAGAACGAATCTTGCTCTTCTGTTCACCGATGTGGACAACTTTAAAAAGTTCAACGATACTCATGGGCACCAAGCAGGGGACCAGGTATTGATCGAAGTTGCTGCGAGACTGATCCAATGTGCGGGCAAACATGATATTGCTGCCAGATATGGTGGAGAGGAATTCTGTTTAGTAATGCCTGGAGCCGACTTAAAGCGAGGCTTTGAAATGGGAGAACGTTTGAGAAAAGCGGTAGAAGCTGCTTCTATCCCGAATCCGAACGGAGGTCCTGATTTTCAGGTCACTCTTTCTATAGGAGTTTCCGAGTTTTGGTCAAGCGATCGAAACAATAAGGATCTGATAGAAAGGGCGGATAAGGCACTTTACGAGGCAAAACACTCAGGTAAAAACAGGACTGTTTCCTTCCAAATCCCGGTCCAGAACTAG
- a CDS encoding YggS family pyridoxal phosphate-dependent enzyme produces the protein MGVSENYRSIVHELESLKPVGTPTLIAVSKFQPKEKVQEAISGGVIHFGENRVQEGIEKFSDLGKPEKDFILHHIGPVQSSHIRKYAGLYSFVHGVGSQKVLEELKRRMDQDRWLIRYFLQVNLTKEDSKSGFSKEEVLELLRKKESLSSEFCLLEGFMTMGPSSGDPEGTRKVFREIANLRKEFYPQGKLSMGMSGDYRIALEEGSDYLRIGTAIFGERT, from the coding sequence GTGGGTGTCTCAGAGAATTATAGATCCATAGTACATGAATTGGAGTCCCTGAAACCGGTGGGAACTCCAACATTGATCGCAGTTTCGAAATTCCAGCCTAAAGAAAAAGTACAAGAAGCGATTTCCGGCGGAGTGATCCATTTCGGAGAAAATAGAGTCCAAGAAGGGATAGAAAAATTTTCCGACTTGGGAAAACCGGAAAAAGATTTTATACTACATCATATAGGTCCCGTTCAATCCTCTCATATCCGAAAGTATGCAGGACTTTATTCTTTCGTGCATGGAGTAGGTTCCCAAAAAGTTTTAGAAGAATTGAAAAGAAGAATGGACCAGGATCGATGGCTAATACGCTACTTCCTGCAAGTCAACTTAACAAAAGAAGATTCAAAATCGGGATTTTCGAAAGAAGAAGTTTTGGAACTTCTTCGCAAAAAAGAAAGTCTCAGCTCTGAGTTTTGTTTGCTGGAAGGATTTATGACAATGGGTCCAAGTTCGGGAGATCCGGAAGGAACTCGCAAAGTGTTTAGAGAGATTGCAAACTTGCGAAAAGAATTTTACCCGCAAGGAAAACTATCCATGGGAATGTCAGGCGACTACAGGATTGCGTTGGAAGAAGGCAGCGATTATCTTAGGATTGGGACCGCAATATTCGGAGAAAGAACATGA
- the mnmA gene encoding tRNA 2-thiouridine(34) synthase MnmA, giving the protein MSKGKIIVAMSGGVDSAVTAGLLMEQGYEVIGVNLRTWEYEAPACDTTKKSCCSPEDIRDARDVGLSLNIPFYVIKMEKLFQEKVIDRFVNDYKEGKTPNPCVECNTFVKFGALFEKAKALGIDKIATGHYANIVEIDGRYAVSNAQDMNKNQAYYLYGLSQENLKNTVFPLGGMTKPEVREIARKMGLPVAEKAESQEICFIPENDYRKFLAKKNINFTPGFFKLQNGQVVGEHSGKENFTIGQRKGLGIAWKAPLYVISIQDDGTVVLAEERQTFVESFIVEDLNLQAWAPVLGTESSECRVQVRYRSRPIKAKVIRNENFIQVFPLEEVKGVAPGQSAVFYPNDSDYLLAGGIIRKGSVTTYEKSDLTILEKSELGVSVLP; this is encoded by the coding sequence ATGAGTAAAGGTAAGATCATAGTAGCAATGAGTGGAGGGGTGGACAGTGCAGTCACCGCAGGCCTACTCATGGAACAAGGTTACGAAGTGATCGGTGTCAACCTGCGTACCTGGGAATATGAAGCCCCTGCCTGCGATACCACTAAAAAATCCTGCTGTTCTCCAGAAGATATAAGGGACGCGAGAGACGTCGGTCTTTCTTTGAATATCCCTTTTTATGTGATCAAGATGGAGAAACTTTTCCAAGAGAAGGTCATAGACAGATTTGTAAACGACTACAAGGAAGGAAAGACCCCGAATCCTTGTGTGGAATGCAATACTTTCGTGAAATTCGGAGCATTATTCGAAAAGGCGAAAGCATTAGGAATTGATAAAATAGCAACCGGGCATTATGCGAATATCGTCGAGATAGACGGAAGATATGCAGTATCTAACGCCCAGGACATGAATAAAAACCAGGCATATTATCTATACGGATTGTCCCAAGAAAATCTGAAAAATACGGTTTTTCCTTTGGGCGGAATGACCAAACCTGAGGTGAGAGAGATCGCGCGTAAGATGGGATTGCCTGTCGCTGAAAAAGCGGAATCCCAAGAAATCTGTTTTATTCCTGAAAACGATTACAGAAAGTTTTTGGCTAAGAAAAATATTAACTTTACTCCAGGATTTTTCAAATTACAGAATGGGCAGGTAGTAGGAGAACATTCCGGAAAAGAGAACTTCACCATAGGGCAAAGAAAAGGTTTAGGTATAGCTTGGAAGGCGCCACTCTATGTGATCTCCATACAAGACGATGGAACAGTTGTTTTAGCCGAAGAGAGACAAACCTTTGTGGAATCTTTTATCGTAGAAGATCTAAATTTGCAAGCCTGGGCTCCCGTTTTAGGAACGGAAAGTTCTGAATGTAGAGTGCAAGTTAGATATCGTTCTCGTCCGATCAAAGCAAAAGTAATACGTAACGAAAACTTTATACAAGTATTTCCTTTGGAAGAAGTAAAAGGAGTGGCCCCCGGTCAATCAGCAGTATTCTATCCGAACGATTCGGATTATTTACTCGCAGGAGGGATCATCCGAAAAGGAAGTGTAACCACCTACGAGAAATCGGATCTTACTATATTAGAAAAATCGGAACTAGGAGTAAGCGTTCTTCCGTGA
- a CDS encoding flagellar filament outer layer protein FlaA: MIRTVLFCFCLSLWILPKPTWAPPVKRDQDEASRVLQLEKVLTDWKHYNLFLVDSFEGERPWEVYRGVSFLNRIDYVAQVPDSQAFSKERELYKASPKEEYRSMMVQTFFENPKHEHLEIRPKEPIRLPIGIPTRVFFWAYSNNHNVVLELVFHQKKSKEIVLELGDLKFDGWKRIETQIAVPAKNIRLNQSLRFPLELVSIRIKPNPFQPKGEFYFYMDRLGILIDSREESYPGAEVKDNWGTAL, translated from the coding sequence GTGATCCGGACCGTTCTATTCTGTTTTTGCCTAAGTTTATGGATCCTTCCAAAACCGACCTGGGCGCCTCCAGTCAAAAGAGACCAAGACGAGGCAAGCAGAGTCCTTCAATTAGAAAAAGTACTAACCGATTGGAAGCATTACAATCTTTTTCTAGTAGATTCGTTCGAAGGAGAAAGGCCTTGGGAAGTGTATAGAGGAGTTTCTTTCTTAAACAGGATAGATTACGTGGCACAAGTGCCGGACTCCCAAGCATTCTCCAAAGAAAGAGAATTATATAAGGCATCTCCTAAAGAAGAATACAGATCCATGATGGTCCAAACATTCTTCGAAAATCCGAAACATGAACATTTAGAGATCAGACCAAAGGAACCGATCCGACTGCCTATTGGAATTCCAACAAGAGTGTTTTTCTGGGCATATTCCAATAATCATAACGTGGTTTTGGAGTTGGTATTTCATCAGAAAAAATCCAAAGAGATCGTTCTGGAGTTAGGAGATCTGAAATTCGACGGTTGGAAAAGAATAGAGACCCAAATTGCGGTTCCTGCAAAAAATATCAGGCTGAACCAATCTCTTCGTTTTCCTTTGGAGCTTGTTTCCATCCGGATCAAACCGAACCCTTTTCAACCCAAAGGTGAATTTTATTTTTATATGGACCGCTTGGGAATATTGATCGATAGCAGAGAAGAATCTTATCCCGGTGCGGAAGTCAAAGACAATTGGGGTACTGCTCTGTAA
- a CDS encoding retropepsin-like aspartic protease: MFFLPNRTFKKRTILSRIILGTFFFYVAGCTTFDFRNLFSGYIRYEKEAGGIWIRLPLKEVDHLPVIYLSLDKDREPLRFLIDTGAFVSFLSEDHIPENSPKRVLSASFPGGSVQSVRRTIKNDLFIGGIRPFESVEFYSHVFPKELRVDGILGMNAFLGSVVVLDLPDRISLWRSSTSSPAPGFLEENLFPMFLKSGQPSAVLLRPPGTRKESWILDTGAEYSVLDWDTIKSDHPTEYVEGKEATVFNFGGGRLQAKIRTLRPFCPVFVKNDSEGIGFCTPELEVFPGGIPPDALHSDHRRGIVGILGRNWMENYRILLDTKRSLIGIVGKELVPGNE; the protein is encoded by the coding sequence ATGTTTTTTCTTCCGAATCGTACATTCAAAAAAAGAACTATTCTTTCCAGGATCATCCTTGGGACATTCTTCTTTTACGTAGCTGGATGTACTACTTTCGATTTTCGGAATTTATTCTCAGGTTATATCCGCTATGAAAAAGAAGCAGGAGGGATCTGGATCAGACTTCCTTTAAAGGAAGTGGACCATCTTCCCGTAATTTACCTTTCTTTGGATAAGGATAGGGAACCTCTTAGGTTCTTGATTGATACCGGCGCGTTTGTTTCTTTTCTTTCGGAAGATCATATCCCTGAAAATTCTCCTAAAAGAGTTTTGAGCGCAAGTTTTCCAGGAGGCTCCGTCCAGTCAGTTCGAAGAACCATCAAAAACGATCTATTCATCGGAGGGATCCGTCCATTCGAATCCGTGGAATTTTATTCTCATGTCTTCCCTAAAGAACTGAGGGTGGACGGCATTTTAGGAATGAATGCATTCTTAGGTTCAGTCGTTGTTCTGGATTTGCCGGATAGAATTTCTCTTTGGAGATCTTCTACCTCCAGTCCAGCTCCGGGTTTTTTGGAAGAAAATTTATTTCCGATGTTTTTGAAGTCTGGCCAACCTTCTGCGGTACTTCTTCGTCCGCCAGGGACCAGAAAAGAATCTTGGATCTTGGACACAGGAGCGGAATACAGCGTTTTAGATTGGGATACGATCAAGTCGGATCATCCTACGGAATATGTGGAAGGAAAGGAAGCCACAGTATTCAACTTTGGCGGAGGAAGACTTCAGGCTAAGATCAGAACACTTCGGCCTTTTTGTCCTGTTTTCGTAAAAAACGATTCCGAAGGGATTGGCTTCTGCACTCCTGAATTAGAGGTATTTCCGGGAGGTATACCGCCGGACGCTTTACATTCCGACCACCGAAGAGGAATCGTCGGGATACTTGGTCGGAATTGGATGGAAAACTATCGAATTCTTTTGGACACAAAAAGGAGTCTTATTGGTATAGTAGGAAAGGAATTGGTCCCAGGAAATGAGTAA
- the proC gene encoding pyrroline-5-carboxylate reductase — MKYNKIGIIGCGNMGGAIFRSLLSRKMDVIGYDPYLDPKKAEGMVLENDWSQFQKKADILILAVKPAEVSKTLRSLEAPKAILSVAAGIDTKILSSSAPAGSKVVRIMPNLPILVGKGALGYYGDKELYESLKEIFSPISYCLELSKEELVDAVTGLSGSGPAYVLRFIQSLAEGGVASGLTYSQALQLSIQTVIGGAELLAKELEKDPDTHPEVLKNKVTSPGGTTIAGLEELEKNKFPYAVISAVKRATERSKELGN; from the coding sequence ATGAAATACAATAAAATAGGTATTATAGGCTGCGGTAATATGGGAGGAGCGATATTTCGTTCTCTCTTATCTAGAAAAATGGATGTGATCGGTTACGATCCTTATCTAGATCCAAAAAAAGCGGAAGGAATGGTTTTGGAAAACGATTGGTCGCAATTCCAAAAGAAAGCGGACATTCTCATCTTAGCGGTAAAACCGGCAGAGGTTTCTAAAACACTTAGATCCTTAGAGGCACCGAAAGCAATCCTTTCCGTTGCGGCAGGTATAGACACAAAGATACTATCTTCTTCCGCGCCTGCAGGGTCTAAGGTGGTCCGTATCATGCCGAATCTCCCCATTCTTGTTGGAAAGGGCGCTTTGGGTTACTACGGAGATAAGGAATTATACGAAAGTCTGAAAGAAATCTTCTCTCCTATCTCTTACTGTTTGGAACTTTCTAAAGAAGAACTAGTCGATGCGGTTACTGGACTCTCCGGTTCGGGGCCTGCCTATGTACTTAGGTTTATCCAAAGTTTGGCAGAAGGTGGAGTTGCCTCCGGTTTGACATACTCTCAAGCATTACAGCTCTCCATACAAACCGTGATAGGCGGTGCCGAATTACTTGCAAAAGAATTGGAAAAGGATCCTGATACTCATCCGGAAGTTTTGAAAAATAAAGTAACGTCTCCAGGCGGAACAACGATAGCGGGTTTGGAAGAGTTGGAGAAGAATAAGTTCCCGTATGCAGTTATCTCGGCAGTGAAAAGAGCAACGGAACGTTCTAAAGAGCTTGGAAACTAA
- a CDS encoding HAD family hydrolase, which produces MRSPLFVFDLMDTLIQDPFHLALKELLPREHWEDFKNGREKQAFLDFEMGRIEEEDFFRRFYLDSHRDKGLPHPKDLKEKMFSKINPIPETLEIVKSLRSKGFSVILASNYSIWYKEVMKFPEIGEILHSLDALYFSCEMGVRKPAQEYYQWIETDFPGKDYVFIDDNPTNVEVAGYMNWNAFKFNPKKPGELKEFLTEQYPNCL; this is translated from the coding sequence ATGAGATCTCCTCTTTTTGTATTCGACCTAATGGATACCCTGATCCAGGACCCGTTCCATTTGGCCTTAAAAGAACTTTTGCCCAGAGAACATTGGGAAGATTTTAAGAACGGTCGGGAAAAGCAAGCCTTCTTAGATTTCGAAATGGGAAGAATCGAAGAAGAGGATTTTTTCCGGAGATTTTATTTGGATTCTCATAGGGATAAGGGACTTCCACATCCAAAAGATCTAAAGGAAAAGATGTTTTCCAAGATCAATCCTATTCCAGAAACTTTAGAGATCGTAAAAAGTTTAAGATCCAAAGGTTTTTCAGTAATCCTCGCGAGCAATTATTCGATTTGGTATAAAGAAGTTATGAAATTCCCAGAGATAGGAGAAATTTTACATTCTCTGGATGCTTTGTATTTTTCCTGTGAAATGGGCGTTAGAAAACCCGCCCAAGAATATTACCAATGGATAGAGACTGATTTCCCTGGAAAAGATTATGTATTCATCGACGATAATCCGACCAATGTGGAAGTTGCCGGTTATATGAATTGGAATGCCTTTAAGTTTAATCCTAAAAAACCGGGAGAGCTAAAAGAATTCCTTACAGAGCAGTACCCCAATTGTCTTTGA